A window of Felis catus isolate Fca126 chromosome A3, F.catus_Fca126_mat1.0, whole genome shotgun sequence genomic DNA:
AGCTGCAAGGAACACAAGCCGAGGGGTCCCGGACCTGCCGCCCTTATTGCCGGGCCACCCCCCTGCGGGGCCGACGCCGCGCCCTGCGCCGACAGCTGCACTCCGCAGTCCTCACCGCAGCCTGCTATTCTCCCTCCCGTTTGGGGGACGAGAAAAAGGGCCGGCAAGGCCATCAGCTCCGAGTGGAAAAGCCGCTGGCCCCGCGGCCTCGGCTCCCCTCCCTCCGCGCCCGGCgctccccggccccgccccccaggtCACCCctctcccaccgccccccccaaacCCCCGGCCTCCCCGGCCCCAGCCCGCCTCCGCTCGCCCTGTCACCTCGGGCCCCGGCCCTGTCGCCCCAGATCGCGCCCCCTCGCCCGGGCGGGGCccctccgcctccgcctccgcgCGGGCTTCCCGGCCGCGGCCATAGAGACCCCGCGGGCCTCACCGGCTAGAGCGGCCAGCGCACCGCTTCCGCCCTCGCAGCCCACCGGCACTTCCTCCCGaaagccgccgccgccgccggaaGTGCCTGGCGCGGAGACCGCCGGGATGAGGCGCGCGGGGGCCGCCGGGACGGCTCCGCCCTCCCCGAGGCGCCGGCCTGCCTCCCGTCGGGCGCCGCGCGAGGTCAGCGCGGGGTCAGCGCGGGTCTGCGGGGTCAGGCGCGCGGCGGTTCCGCGGCCCGGACGGGCGCGAGGTAGGCCGCGGGGCTGGTTGCCGCCCGCCCGGGCCCGAGGGCGCGGCGGGGACTCGCGGTCGGCGTGTCGGCCGGCTCGCGAGCCCGAGACCCGGTGTCGGAGCTGCGCGGCGGAGGCCGGGGGCGTGGGGCCCGGGCGGCCTCCCCCCCTGCGGTCGTTCCGCGCCACCTGCCGGCCGTGCGGCCTCTCgggggccgccgccgccccgccatCCCCGCGCGGCCGCCACTTCTGGAGGGCGGGCCCGCACCTGCTGGCTGCCCGGCAGCGCGCCGCCTCCGAGGGGGCCCAGACCGGGGGCGGggcgtcctggggctcggggGAGCCTGACGTCACCGCCGGGACGCAGACCGGGACCGGACCAGTCTTCTGAGGGCcgagggccggggagggggaggggggccgccACGGGAGGGGGCGCCGGCCTTGGCGAGTGCGGCGGCCGTACACGGAAGGGGAGGGGTCGGGCCCGGCCGCCGCTCGCCCCGTGTGACGCGTCTCTCCGGGTGCCCAGGGCAGGATGTACACGCTGCTGTCGGGCCTGTACAAGTACATGTTCCAGAAGGACGAGTACTGCATCCTGATCCTGGGCCTGGACAATGCCGGCAAGACGGTGTGTGCCCGTCCCTCTGTCACCACCCCCTCCGTGGTCCTTGTGGTGGTGTACCTGGAGCTGCGTGTTTACTGCCCAGAGTCCTCTGCAGCTGCTTTAGAAGCAAAAACACTGTTCTGTTCTGCTTTGTTCTCAAGGAAAAGGCCCAAGAAGGGATGTTTGGGAAATAGACTGGAAAGGATCCCAGTCCTTacctgctgtctgtctgtctgtctctctcgtcAGACGTTCTTGGAGCAGTCAAAAACCCGGTTTAACAAGAACTACAAGGGGATGAGCCTATCCAAAATCACTACCACCGTGGGTCTGAACAGTAAGGGGGTCCCTCAGGGCTGTGGGTTTGTGGGGCAGACCCCTGAGGATGCTGTGACGTCCGCAGGCCAGCCGGCAGATGGGCAGGGCCACGTGAGGCTTTTATCCCAGTTCGCACTGGGCAGATGGTGGGGGAGCACCAGAGTGGCTCGTTCCTCTCCTGGAGCTGGCCGGCGGCACGTCAGGGACCCAGGACACGCAGCCTCATCCgtctttttctctccccagtcGGCACTGTGGACGTGGGAAAGGCTCGCCTCATGTTCTGGGACTTGGGGGGCCAGGAAGAGCTGCAGTCTCTGTGGGACAAGGTAAGATAAACGCTGTGTAGGGTCCTTGGCCACGCACTGCCTGTTCTCGGGCCGTTTCTTCCCCGGTGACACCCCTTGGTCGCTTCCTTTCCTCGTAAGGCCTCAGActccccttttttctttgttgttggtAGCTTTGTCACCCGCTTTGTTCCCCGGgcttcccccccccgcccctcccctcccccgtcctATCCCAGCTCCCGAGTCCTTCCCCCAAGAGCAAGGATGTACTTGATTCCCTTCGACTTGGAGATGTTGCTACTACCACAGGGCAAGACGAAAGCTGGCCAGGAAACAGGTGTGGGGGAGGTACGATGACAGCGGGACACTCCGCTTCACCGCCGGGGCTGAGTCCCTCTGCTCGGGCCCTTTCCCTCAGTTGTAGCTTGGGACCTGGCCTCTGTGGTGGCCTCTTCCCCATTAGGGGAGGATGTGTTCAGAGGCCTTTAACAGCTGCCTTTTCtcttgatgaggttttggggtgttCCCGGGGCCCCGGTGCCGTGCTGCTTTTCCCACACACCCCAGCCCCGAGGTCTGTCTTCAGCTCgccctgtgccaggccctggggtccAGCAGCGAGCAGGACGGACCTAGCCTCTCCCTCAGGCGGCCCCCTCCTGGTGGATGGGCACAGTGGATTTGGTGCAGCCGAGGCGAGGGGCACAGATGTGCCTGCCCCAGTGCCAGGGGCACGGACACGCTCATCTGCACTCTCGTTAGTCATCCGTGTCTTTAGAACTAGCGTCTAGATCCTGGTACCCGGTCACCTTTTCCTGGCTTTCCTCTAAAGTGTCTGCTCTGTTCCGACTTCCCTCCAGGAGGCCGGCTTCCGTCCCGTGGCCGGAAGGTCGCCAACAGGTTCTCTGGCTATTTAAGGTCACTGAAGCAGAGTGAAGCCGGGGCCTGCTCTTCTGAACCAAGACCCACATTCCTGACACTGTGTCGCAGGCCAAGGTCTCAGGAGCAGACGCTGAGACAGATGTTGGGGCATAGGATGTGTGTTGAGGGCCAGCGCCTGAGATGGGAGCTGGGCTAATGCgggtctggggaggggaagggccagcTCAGGTGGCCGGGCCAGCAGGGAGCCCGGCAGGAGAATTCCTTCCTCATGGCCCTCCCACATCAGGCCACGCCGACTGGGACTCATACGGCCTCGTGGGTCACCACATGGGCTGCCTTGGGCAGCTATGACTTGGTAAGGTGGCTCTTGGTGGGTTAAAGTAGGCGCCGCAGGAACCCGCGGGCTCATCCGCTGGGTGCGCTGCCTGCCCCTGGGCTCCTGGACCACGGCCCACCGTGCGCCGCTTAGCACTCATGCCCTGAGGTGGGCGTGGCTCTGCCAggcgggaagagagagagagaggaggctctGCGGCTGGCAGCGTCCCCACTCCAGCTACTGCTCCTGCTGATGGTGTGGCTCGTCACAAGAGTCTGCGCCCCTGGTGGCTGACCCTACTAGGTTCTTCATGAGCTTTCCGGCCTCCCTGTGGAGCGGGTGCCCTGCCTCCCGCTGATAGTGTCCATTATCCCCGCCAGCGTGGGGTGTCTGCTGGCTCCTGAACGCGAGTTGTCCAACATGCCCAGGAGACAAGCGGGGTTTGTGACTTAGCAGGTCTCTGGCTGGGCCCTAGGGAACGGGGAGCCTTGGTGGTGACCACATCCCCAACCCTGTAGGGCCCAGAGCTGTGAGGATGGGCAGCAGGGTCCCCTGTGGGTCACCAGGATGGATGGGAAGTAGAGCTCCTGCCACCCCCGCCCCTTCCTAGACACTTGTCCCGGGGCCTGGTCCCCTGCACAGTCTGACACCTTGGCACTGTATTGGGGTGGCCATCGTTTCGTCCCTGGGTCTGTCCACGTACCAGCCTCGGGCTGCACGGAAACAAGACTGGCGGACTGCCTGTGCCTGCCACGGGGGCCCTTCTAgcttccctccctccaggccaCACCCGAAAGCTCTCTGTCGTGCGGTCATGGGTGACACTGCCATCAGGGTGCCGTGGGGCGGAGGCAGCCCACCGTGCCCCCGGTCCTACCCCTGCTCAGCCCCCAGTGCCCAGCTCCATTGCTCCCCGTGCCGTCGGCCGTCACCTTACACCCGTCTGCCAGGCCAGGTCGTACACCCCGAGGGCTGTGAGGGGATTCCCTGGGCTTGCCGTGAACCCCGTGCGGTACCCCTTCCTGCTATGGAGACCTCTGTCGCAGGGCCCGCCAGCTCCCAGCTCTCAGCAGCAAGATAGGGCCTGCAGCCCTCACACCACCTAGCACGTATGCTACAGAGGTCCCTGCTTCTGTGTGATTTGCGGGCTGCGGGATCCAGACGGCCACGCGTGTCGGGCTTCCTGTAGCGAGTGTGGATGCTGAAGCCTGTCTCGTGCTGGGGCGGTCGCTTTCAGCTTGCCCTCGTTACACCCCGAGAATTCCCCGGAGCTGTCAGGCCTGCGCATCTGTGGGGTCGTCAGCTCGCGGACCGCAAACTGGCACCTGGCGTCCTGTTGCGTGTAACGTGCGGGTGTCCCCGGCCTCCGGGCTCTAGTGACAACTGGGGGCAAAGTGGCAGAGATGCTGCTGTCTGCTTGCCAGACGGGGACGCTTCCAGGTTGTATTTTTCGATTAGGTAGAACGTGGGCTTACCAAACGTGTGGCTGCATCACCCATGCCCCGCACTCCAAGGGCCCGCCCCCACGCGCCCCGTTTTGTCCATCTGTCGAGATTCCCTTTGCCGCGTGACACTTCCCCAGGCCTGGGCTCTGATGCCGCCGCTGTGTGCGTGCCTGGGCTGACTGCCACCTGCCCCAGTCCGGCCCGCAGAGCTCAGTGCTGCTGGTCTGGTCCTCGGcgccgcccctccctcccttcggCGGCTGTTGCGTGGCTCCCGAGCAGTATGGCCATCGACTTCTGTCCACACTGGCATGTGATCTGGCTAGCATCCTCCCTCCACTTCCAGGGCTGCGTGGGGACACCCTAtccttcccccgccccctccccaccagccaccATCAGACCGACGATCGTGGGCAGCTTTCAGGAGCAGATGCTGAAGTGGGGTTTGGGGGCACGGTACCTGGGAAATAACAGTGTTGCCCGAGGTCAGCAAGCTGTTCCCAAAGGCCTCCAGGGCCGCCTCACTCTGCCCTACCTTCTGCCCCCCAAAGGCGCCTCGGAAGGGCCTTCCAGTTGGCGGCTGGCCCTGGGGTGGCCAAGTGCCTGTGGCCCAGcaccccctttctgcccctccccagtacTACGCGGAGTGCCACGGTGTCATCTACGTCATCGACTCCACAGACGAGGAGAGGCTGTCCGAGTCCAAGCGAGCGTTCGGTGGGTACAGCCCGGCTCGGGGCCGGGGAAACGGTCAGGTCCAGTCTGCCCGCCCCAGGTGCCTGGAGCTGGCCCCGGTGGGAGATGGGGCCCACACCAGGTCAGGCAGGGCTGTGGCCAAGAGAGAGCTCACGTGTggtgtggaggggtgggtgggcctCGGCAGCCACAGGCAGATCAAGGGTGCTCACTGCCCCCTTTCTGCCCACTCCAGAGAAGATGGTCACGAGTGAGGCACTGGACGGTGTCCCCATCCTGGTGCTGGCCAACAAGCAGGACGTTGAGGTGAGCTCACTACAGCATGCCCACAGGGCAGCCCCCAGCAGAAGCACGTCCCACTGACAGCTAGGACAGGGTGCCTGTCCTGGACCTCCCAGGCCAGGTGTGCTCTAGGTGCACCTGGGCCTCTCGTGCGGGGCACCTTCTCTGCATAGGCAGGTGGGCGGCAGTATTCCTCTGCCACTGGCGTGGGTGGACGTGAAACGCAGAGGCGTCCCAGGGTGAGAGTCAGCTCCGATCTTGGCCTGTCTGCTGCCCTTGGGATCGCCTCAGCTGGCCAGTGGATGCTCAGCGGCAGTCTGTGTGGAGAGGGCTT
This region includes:
- the ARFRP1 gene encoding ADP-ribosylation factor-related protein 1 isoform X2, which translates into the protein MYTLLSGLYKYMFQKDEYCILILGLDNAGKTTFLEQSKTRFNKNYKGMSLSKITTTSALWTWERLASCSGTWGARKSCSLCGTRRLGRAFQLAAGPGVAKCLWPSTPFLPLPSTTRSATVSSTSSTPQTRRGCPSPSERSRRWSRVRHWTVSPSWCWPTSRTLSLAFPQTCLSIPDIKTAFSDCTSKIGRRDCLTQACSALTGKGVREGIEWMVKCVVRNVHRPPRQRDIT
- the ARFRP1 gene encoding ADP-ribosylation factor-related protein 1 isoform X5; translation: MYTLLSGLYKYMFQKDEYCILILGLDNAGKTTFLEQSKTRFNKNYKGMSLSKITTTSALWTWERLASCSGTWGARKSCSLCGTSTTRSATVSSTSSTPQTRRGCPSPSERSRRWSRVRHWTVSPSWCWPTSRTLSLAFPQTCLSIPDIKTAFSDCTSKIGRRDCLTQACSALTGKGVREGIEWMVKCVVRNVHRPPRQRDIT
- the ARFRP1 gene encoding ADP-ribosylation factor-related protein 1 isoform X3 gives rise to the protein MYTLLSGLYKYMFQKDEYCILILGLDNAGKTTFLEQSKTRFNKNYKGMSLSKITTTVGLNIGTVDVGKARLMFWDLGGQEELQSLWDKAPRKGLPVGGWPWGGQVPVAQHPLSAPPQYYAECHGVIYVIDSTDEERLSESKRAFEKMVTSEALDGVPILVLANKQDVETCLSIPDIKTAFSDCTSKIGRRDCLTQACSALTGKGVREGIEWMVKCVVRNVHRPPRQRDIT
- the ARFRP1 gene encoding ADP-ribosylation factor-related protein 1 isoform X8 codes for the protein MYTLLSGLYKYMFQKDEYCILILGLDNAGKTTFLEQSKTRFNKNYKGMSLSKITTTSALWTWERLASCSGTWGARKSCSLCGTRRLGRAFQLAAGPGVAKCLWPSTPFLPLPSTTRSATVSSTSSTPQTRRGCPSPSERSRRWSRVRHWTVSPSWCWPTSRTLRLASRSPTSRLRSVIAPPRLAGATA
- the ARFRP1 gene encoding ADP-ribosylation factor-related protein 1 isoform X9, with translation MYTLLSGLYKYMFQKDEYCILILGLDNAGKTTFLEQSKTRFNKNYKGMSLSKITTTVGLNIGTVDVGKARLMFWDLGGQEELQSLWDKAPRKGLPVGGWPWGGQVPVAQHPLSAPPQYYAECHGVIYVIDSTDEERLSESKRAFEKMVTSEALDGVPILVLANKQDVEPFRATCSSSRDCSLQGLS
- the ARFRP1 gene encoding ADP-ribosylation factor-related protein 1 isoform X6, whose protein sequence is MYTLLSGLYKYMFQKDEYCILILGLDNAGKTTFLEQSKTRFNKNYKGMSLSKITTTVGLNIGTVDVGKARLMFWDLGGQEELQSLWDKYYAECHGVIYVIDSTDEERLSESKRAFEKMVTSEALDGVPILVLANKQDVETCLSIPDIKTAFSDCTSKIGRRDCLTQACSALTGKGVREGIEWMVKCVVRNVHRPPRQRDIT
- the ARFRP1 gene encoding ADP-ribosylation factor-related protein 1 isoform X1, with product MYTLLSGLYKYMFQKDEYCILILGLDNAGKTTFLEQSKTRFNKNYKGMSLSKITTTVGLNIGTVDVGKARLMFWDLGGQEELQSLWDKAPRKGLPVGGWPWGGQVPVAQHPLSAPPQYYAECHGVIYVIDSTDEERLSESKRAFEKMVTSEALDGVPILVLANKQDVEQRGARGHRVDGEVRRAERAPAAAAEGHHVGMAGACWCPQLTPECPRSAPASSEPPGLGVGFALLLVFSVALFFL
- the ARFRP1 gene encoding ADP-ribosylation factor-related protein 1 isoform X7, with protein sequence MYTLLSGLYKYMFQKDEYCILILGLDNAGKTTFLEQSKTRFNKNYKGMSLSKITTTSALWTWERLASCSGTWGARKSCSLCGTRRLGRAFQLAAGPGVAKCLWPSTPFLPLPSTTRSATVSSTSSTPQTRRGCPSPSERSRRWSRVRHWTVSPSWCWPTSRTLSKGVREGIEWMVKCVVRNVHRPPRQRDIT
- the ARFRP1 gene encoding ADP-ribosylation factor-related protein 1 isoform X4; the protein is MYTLLSGLYKYMFQKDEYCILILGLDNAGKTTFLEQSKTRFNKNYKGMSLSKITTTVGLNIGTVDVGKARLMFWDLGGQEELQSLWDKYYAECHGVIYVIDSTDEERLSESKRAFEKMVTSEALDGVPILVLANKQDVEQRGARGHRVDGEVRRAERAPAAAAEGHHVGMAGACWCPQLTPECPRSAPASSEPPGLGVGFALLLVFSVALFFL